Proteins encoded within one genomic window of Candidatus Deferrimicrobium sp.:
- the hypD gene encoding hydrogenase formation protein HypD: MKYIDDFRDPATAKALVARIRRDAGDAPVRLMEVCGTHTVAIARCGIRPLLSGVVTMLSGPGCPVCVTPDGYIDAAIALGRKRGALLASFGDMLRVPGKTSSLEKEKGAGLEVRVVYSPLDAVTLAAAMPDREVVFLGVGFETTAPAIGGAIRTAAERGLKNFSVLASVRTIPEAMGVLAADPEVRIEGFLCPAHVSVVIGTDAYLPVARRYGIPCVVAGFEPLDILMGISMLLRQKKEGIARVENEYSRVATSTGNRKAQDLIRDVFVPCDTGWRGIGVIPGSGLRIADRYASFDAERKFDAPVVFAPEGSACRCGDVLKGKILPVDCPLFGKACVPEEPYGPCMVSSEGSCAAYYKYGAQ; this comes from the coding sequence ATTAAATACATTGACGACTTCCGCGACCCGGCGACCGCAAAGGCGCTGGTCGCGCGGATCCGGCGCGACGCGGGAGACGCCCCCGTCCGACTGATGGAGGTTTGCGGCACCCACACCGTGGCGATCGCGCGCTGCGGGATCCGGCCGCTGCTGTCGGGCGTCGTGACGATGCTCTCGGGCCCGGGATGCCCGGTCTGCGTCACCCCCGACGGATACATCGACGCCGCGATCGCGCTGGGCAGGAAGCGGGGCGCCCTGCTCGCCTCCTTCGGCGACATGCTGCGGGTGCCGGGGAAAACCTCCTCTCTCGAGAAGGAAAAAGGGGCGGGGCTGGAGGTCCGCGTCGTTTATTCGCCGCTCGACGCGGTGACGCTGGCCGCCGCCATGCCGGACCGGGAGGTCGTCTTCCTCGGCGTGGGCTTCGAGACGACGGCGCCCGCCATCGGCGGCGCCATCAGGACGGCGGCGGAGCGCGGCCTGAAGAACTTCTCCGTCCTGGCGTCCGTGCGCACGATCCCGGAGGCGATGGGGGTCCTAGCCGCGGATCCCGAGGTCCGCATCGAAGGTTTCCTCTGCCCCGCCCACGTCTCCGTCGTCATCGGAACGGACGCCTACCTGCCGGTCGCGCGGCGGTACGGCATCCCGTGCGTGGTCGCCGGCTTCGAGCCGCTCGACATCCTGATGGGGATCTCGATGCTGCTGCGGCAGAAAAAGGAGGGTATCGCCCGCGTGGAGAACGAGTATTCCCGCGTGGCCACCTCCACCGGGAACCGGAAGGCGCAGGATCTGATCCGCGACGTCTTTGTCCCGTGCGACACGGGGTGGCGCGGGATCGGCGTCATCCCGGGATCGGGCCTGCGGATCGCCGACCGGTACGCCTCCTTCGACGCCGAGAGGAAGTTCGACGCCCCCGTCGTCTTCGCGCCGGAGGGTTCCGCCTGCCGCTGCGGCGATGTGCTCAAGGGGAAGATCCTGCCGGTCGATTGCCCCCTTTTCGGGAAGGCGTGCGTGCCGGAGGAGCCGTACGGCCCGTGCATGGTCAGCAGCGAAGGGAGCTGCGCGGCATATTACAAATACGGAGCCCAGTAG
- a CDS encoding HypC/HybG/HupF family hydrogenase formation chaperone yields the protein MCLGIPARILGTSAGAAVVELGGVRREISVMLIDDVSVGEWVIVHAGFAIEKLSEEEAEQTLALFREIADAT from the coding sequence ATGTGCCTCGGAATTCCCGCGAGGATCCTGGGAACCAGCGCCGGGGCCGCGGTCGTGGAGCTGGGGGGCGTCCGGCGGGAGATCTCCGTGATGCTCATCGACGACGTCTCCGTCGGGGAGTGGGTGATCGTCCACGCCGGCTTCGCGATCGAGAAACTCTCCGAGGAGGAGGCGGAGCAGACGCTTGCCCTGTTCCGGGAGATCGCGGATGCGACGTAA